TGCAGCTTCCGCTGCCGATCTTCTACCGGCAGCGCGGCGAAATCGCGCGCGCCGAGGCGGACCTGCGTGCCCAGCGCGTCGCCCGGGAGAAGCTGCGGGCGCAGGTGCTCTCCGACGTGCGGCAGGCGACCGCCGCCGTCGACGCGAATCGCCGGCTCGTGCAGCGGTTACGGACGCGAATGCTCGGCCGGGCCAGGCGGGTCCGTGACCTCGTGCAGGTCCAGTACGAGAAGGGCGCGGCGTCGCTCCTCGAGCTGCTCGACGCCCAGCGGACCTGGGCACTGACGTATGCCGAATACCTCAAGGACGTCCACGACTTCTGGCTGTCGCTGTTCCGGCTGGACGCCGTGGTGGGACGCCGATGAAGCGCGCGCTCCCCCTCCTGCTCCTGCTCTGCTGCGCCCGGCGCGAGGAGCACGAGACCCCGCGGCCCGCCGCCGGAGAAGTGTGGCTCTCGCGCGAGCAGCTCGACTCGGAGCAGATGCGGATTGGCGTGGTGGGCGAGCAGCCGGTGGCGACGACGCTGGAGGCTCCCGGCCGCATCGCCTTCGACGACCTGCGCGTCGCGCACGTGTTCGCGCCGGTGTCCGGACGGATCGTGAAGATCGATGCCGCGGCGGGACAGCACGTGCGCAAGGGCGACGCGCTGCTGGAGATCGAATCGCCGGACGTCGGCGCTGCATTCGCCGACGTGGGCAAGGCCGAAGCAGATCTCGCCGCGAGCGAGCGCGAGCTGAAGCGGCAGCAGGAGCTCGTCGAAGCCCACGCCGCCGCGCAGCGCGAGCTGGATCAGGCCCGGAACGCCTACGAGCGGGCACGGGCCGAGCTGGCCCGGGCACGGCGGCGGGCGGAGCTGTTCCGGGTGCGCGGCATCGATCGCGTCACGCAACGCTTCTCGCTCCGCTCGCCCATCGACGGCGAGGTGATCGCGCGCACGGCCAACCCCGGCACCGATGTCCAGGGCCAGCTCTCCGGAGGGACCGCGCCCGAGCTGTTCACGGTCGGTTCGCTCGAGACTATCTGGGTCTACGCCGACGTCTACGAGGCTGACCTTGCGCGCGTGAAGCCCGGCGCTGTCGTGCAGGTGAAAGTGATCGCGTATCCCGACCGCAGCTTTCCCGGACGCATCGAATGGATGTCGTCGGTGCTCGATCCCGTCACCCGGACGGCGCGCCTGCGCTGCCCGCTGGCAAATCCCGATCGCGCGCTCCTCCCCGAAATGTACGCGACCGTCTCCATCGCCACGCCGCCTCGCAAGGCTCTGGTGGTGCCGCGCAGCGCCGTCCTGCACGTCGGC
The window above is part of the Deltaproteobacteria bacterium genome. Proteins encoded here:
- a CDS encoding efflux RND transporter periplasmic adaptor subunit gives rise to the protein MKRALPLLLLLCCARREEHETPRPAAGEVWLSREQLDSEQMRIGVVGEQPVATTLEAPGRIAFDDLRVAHVFAPVSGRIVKIDAAAGQHVRKGDALLEIESPDVGAAFADVGKAEADLAASERELKRQQELVEAHAAAQRELDQARNAYERARAELARARRRAELFRVRGIDRVTQRFSLRSPIDGEVIARTANPGTDVQGQLSGGTAPELFTVGSLETIWVYADVYEADLARVKPGAVVQVKVIAYPDRSFPGRIEWMSSVLDPVTRTARLRCPLANPDRALLPEMYATVSIATPPRKALVVPRSAVLHVGDERIVFVQSGTTENGLLRFQRRRVVLEESEGDPVPVSSGLQVGDAVVVSGALLLSGML